The [Clostridium] scindens ATCC 35704 nucleotide sequence CGCCAGCATAGCCCAGAGTTTTCCCTTCGCGAGAAAAGGAAACCATTTATGGAACTGTTTTCCAAAACGAAACTGTCCGCGCTCGCGAGAATGGTCTTCCTTGATGAAAATGAAGGGGCTTTCTTAATCCGGCAGCATTCAGATCAAAACTTGAATCTAGTCAAGATCAAAGGCCTGCTCAAAGATTTCCGCCAAAAAGTTATGGAACTGTATCCGGAAGCGGATCTGTACTTCGGCGTAATAATCAAGCCTGGAATCCTCTTGGAATTAAAGGAGAGCATAGCGAAATGCAGAAAACTGATAAATATGGGCCAGTACTTATGCCCAGATGACTTTATATGGGATTATGATAGCCTGGGGCCTCTGACCTGGCTTCAAATACCGGAGAAAGAACTGGAGGACTTGCTAGGCACATATCGCCTGCTTCTAAAAGATGAAAAGAATGCAGAACTACTCAGGACATTAAAGGTATATCTGGAAAACAACATGAATTACAGCCTTACTGCCGAGAAATTATATGTACATATCAATACCATACGTAACAGGATTGATAAAGTAAACCAATTACTGGGCATCGATTGGGATTCCCCTCTCAACAGAATGAAATGTGAGATTTTGCTTCAATATTTAAAGCTTTGATACATGTCCGTATTCCTGGGTACTGATGGGGAGCATAGCCTCCCCTTATTTTTATACTTGATCCAGAATTACAATCTCTCCCTGCACTTCTGCAAAATAGCACTGCTCTCCTTCTTCCATTCCTGCCTGCCCATTGGTTCCCTCGCGTATCTCGGCCTTGACGGCTTCCAGAACATCGAGAGGTACCAGCGCGGCTATTTCCACCTTATCCGTATAGATAGAATCCAGTATCTTTATGCCCCTCTGCCCCAAAATATACTGGATTTTCCCCAATCCCGCATAATCCGTGGCAAGCCGAAGTTTAACTCCGGGATTTTTGGTTATAATCACTGATGAGGCCAAACCTTGTTTGGCTGCAGCTGAATAGGCACGGACCAGCCCGCCGGTACCAAGCAGCGTCCCTCCAAAATATCTCGTTACCACTATGGCAGCATTATGAATCTCCTCTCCAATGAGAACATCCAGCATGGGCTTTCCCGCGGTACCTCCGGGCTCACCGTCATCGCTGTACCTTTGCAGTTCATGATTCTCTCCAATGACATAGGCATAGCAGTTATGCGTGGCATTCCAGTACTTCTTCTTCATTGCCTCGACGAACTTAAGCGCCTCTTCTTCCGAATGGACCGGTACCACAGTAGCGATAAAGCGGGATTTCTTCTCAACGATCTCGCCCTCGCCGCCTTTGTATACCGTCTTATATTGTGATAGCATATGGTCACCCTTTCATACAATACATAGTCGTTATACCTATTACTATACCGAATTTCTTAAGATTTTCCTACTGAAATATGAAGTTTTCATTTTTTTCTTTATTAAAGCCTGTTTATTTGCTATAATGACTTGGTATGAAGGAGGCCTGAACTCATGAATTATGGTAAGAAAAAAGCTTCTCAAAAGCAGAAAAAAATAACGTCGAAATCTGCCATGCAGGGAAAAAGAGTCGGCGTACGGCTTTTCAAGGCATTTCTACTCTGTCTTGTAGTTGTGGCCGTTATCGGAGTAATTGGCGGCGGCATTTTCGTCAAGAAGATCATTGCCGATACTCCAGACGTGTCTCCGTCTGACGTAAAGCCAAAAGGGTTTACTACTTTTGTCTATGCCGATGATGGTTCCACCGAGATTGAACGTTTCGTATCTTCTGGTTCAAACCGTGTATATAAGTCTATTGACGAGATACCTAAGGATTTGCAGCATGCATTTGTAGCAATCGAAGACGAACGTTTCTACGACCACAATGGTATTGATCTTCAAGGTATCGCCCGTGCCGCAGTCGTAGGAATAACTTCCGGAGATTTCTCCGAAGGCGCGAGTACCATTACACAGCAGTTGATTAAGAATAATGTATTTCCGAATTTCACCAAAGAAAAGACTTTCTATGACAGGCTGCAGAGAAAACTTCAGGAGCAGTACCTTGCACTGCAGATTGAAAAACAGATGGACAAGGATGAGATCCTGGAAAGTTATATGAACACCATCAACCTGGGCCAGAATTCCTTGGGCGTACAGGCTGCCGCCAAGAGATACTTCAACA carries:
- a CDS encoding YigZ family protein, whose protein sequence is MLSQYKTVYKGGEGEIVEKKSRFIATVVPVHSEEEALKFVEAMKKKYWNATHNCYAYVIGENHELQRYSDDGEPGGTAGKPMLDVLIGEEIHNAAIVVTRYFGGTLLGTGGLVRAYSAAAKQGLASSVIITKNPGVKLRLATDYAGLGKIQYILGQRGIKILDSIYTDKVEIAALVPLDVLEAVKAEIREGTNGQAGMEEGEQCYFAEVQGEIVILDQV